The following nucleotide sequence is from Anguilla rostrata isolate EN2019 chromosome 3, ASM1855537v3, whole genome shotgun sequence.
ataataataataataataataatgacatatATATGGTTCTGAAATCTGTGTACATGCGCCCTGCCTGTACCTCACCTGTAGATAATGATAGTGGATTCTTGATAGAATTTAGGTGAGCAGGAGTATTAGTTTCCTCACCTTTCCGACcgtacgctgtgtgtgtgtgtgtgtgtgtttgcgcgcgcgcatgtgtgtgtgtgtgtttttatttgtagatCACTGACACCCGTGACATGGAGGCGGTGACTTTTAAGAAGCTGGTGAAAGGTCACGCCTACTCCCTAACAGCAGtagaggaggtgagagagagtctGTCGCCCCCGTATGTGATCTCCCCCATTCTCACTTACGCTGATGTGGTCCCTTCCTTCTTTATCTgtcaccctctctgctttctacccgTCTGAATGAAGCAAATATGAAAAACTAGATGAGGTTGGAGCATTTcactgtcttttttgttttttttataagtagtatttttttataataagaATATTGCAAAGTTCTGCAATGTTTTGATATTAATATCTTGTCATTTcctaatattttttcatattccaTTTCAGTAAAGGttgtgcctttctctctctccctccttcccttgcccccctctctatccctctcgctctctctttctctcactccctccctcctttgcctccccctctccctccctccctccctcccttgccccctctctctctctccctcccttgccccctcttgctttctctctctctctctctctctctctctctctctctctctctctctctcaggtgatgTACAGAGGCACTCCCACTAAGTTGGTTCGGGTGCGGAACCCGTGGGGTGAGATGGAGTGGACGGGCGCCTGGAGTGAtaagtgagtgagcgtgtgtctgtacCAGAAGGGTTGCGGGTTCGAGTCCCCCGGGCGGGGTGTCTGACCTGTGCATAATTCAGTTTTCTTTATGGACAGAatagaaattttattttgagattttAATTGTGAAAATATGGGAAAttcacgagagagagagagcaatgctTTGGCTCTGATGCAGTGTGACATGAACATTGATGTTTCTGGTTCTGTGGTTCTGTTCAGCTCGAGAGAATGGGACGGTGTGGACAGTTCTGCCCGAGGCCGGCTACAGAACCGCAGTGAGGATGGAGAATTCTGGTGAGTGTCATTCTGCAtaggtttctgtgtgtgtgtgtgtgtgtgtgtgtgtctgcgcctGCATGTTATTTTTCAATCAATGGGTTCATTGGGCCGCAGgtaatttcctgaattggcaaatttaaatggaattgaCTCCCAACTTCGAAGCAAATGCAAGCATGTGTCTGATATCCAGTTTTATACCCTTTTACAaatgtctctttttctctcccctctcttttctctcccctctcccctccttccccttccccctcccctcccgtcccctctgctctcctccctcccctccctccctccccctcccctctctcttcctttgtccctctccccctacccacttctctctctcctccctgccctcccctccctccctcccctccctccctccccctcccctccctccctctcctcctcccctccctcgccctctctcccttgccctcccctccctctccccctctttcctccctctcccctccccctccccctctcccctacccctccctcccctctcccccccccccctccctcatcttcctcctctcctcggTTCCCGCTGATCTTAACCCCTCGCGCCCCTGCAGCCACCATGAAGAATGTCGAGAGTTCCTGGGGGCGGGAGTTCGACAGGCTGAAGACTGTACCGCGGCGCGGACGCCCTGGAGGCCAGCCAGGGGAGTGGAGCGGGCCGGTGAGCAGAGCgagtggggcggggcagcgggCGGGGCTGCAGGAACTTCCCTGgtaggccagcagggggcgtgtGGGCatggctggggggtgggggctgcagGAACTTCCCCGGTAGGCCAGCAGGGGAGTGtggagggggtcggggggggggcgtgaatGTAAAAGATCAGGTATGCATACAACTAAATGTATTAGGTGCAATCCACAATCTCATTGTATATTGAAATTTTAATTCATATCCTCATAAAACCaggcaatttgtttttgtcccctgtaggggacatgagtctctggtctttaatctcaagaaccgtatattctactatgctgaaagcTACGTTGCAAGGGGcattcacataaaaacaaattaagtaatattttcaaaaatgttttctgtacaacaggtttttgtcatccaagacatgtttgccattttgttgaactacaaatttaaaaaaacgtgtgggaaaatgaaaaagaaacgtTTTGTTAACGTCTGTGGTTCTGGTTGTTCTTTTACAACAAGacatttaacagacgctctcatccagagcgacttaaacaaCATtctacacaacatttacatcgcatccatttatgcagctgaatACATacgctgaagcaatgcaggttaagtacctcgctcaaggatACAGTGGCAGCGGTGCCCtagccgggaatcgaacccgcgaccTTCGGGTTACAAGACCGCTTGCCTTACCCGTTGCGCCGTGCCGCCGCCCCCCCTGTTCTCCCGCAGCGACGTTCTGGATCAACCCGCAGTTCAAGCTGGCCCTGCAGCACCCCGACACGGCGGGCGGGACCAACTGCAGCTTCCTGGTGGCGCTCATGCAGAAGGACCGCCGCCGCAAGCGCAAGGAGGGCCAGGACATGGAGACCATCGGATTCGCCGTCTACGAGgtgaaggggggcggggcttgactgtggcgggggcggggcttaacgggggcggggcttgacTGTctggaggagtgggaggagtctggacacacacagaaaaaaaaaaagggggtgtgcttgacaggggcggggcttgacTGTctggaggagtgggaggagtcTGGACACACGGAGAAGAAaaaagggggtgtgtgtgtctcaggagcCAGGAAGTGGCAGGAGCCACTTTGAGATTGTTTACAGAACGAAAAAGCGCGTAGTAAATCTTATTATATTATTGCGCTTGTGTTTTATCTTCTGTGTGTTATACCTAACAGCTGAACTCAATTTGATTTCTAAGGATATAAAAggatataaaaatatactgttTATCATCATTAAGAGCCTCAGTTGTCTGTGGATGAAAATGATCAGGGAACTGTGGGTAACTGAAGCTGGTTGAGTAACAgagttgttttgtgtgtggtgtgggaaGTGTGTGCTGTAGGTGTGTTTTGACTCACTCTGTtctttcttctctgtctctccatctctctctgtttcccagGTTCCCCGTGAGGTAAGCTCAGGGCTATTCAGAGTCCACAGGAAGTCCTGCTTTGGTGTGTTTGCGTCAGGAATCGCAGGGAAAAGTCTCCCTGTttagagaaacaggaagtcaaaAAAGTCAGCCATTCTGTCTGTATTAGTCTATGTGAGACCAGGGGGGTATTTCAAGAAGCAGCATTACTGAATTAAATGGATAACTGCACTGCAGAACAGTCGGTGTTCCACGTTTGGGAGggctccgggttttactcagcgccaTTATTTGGtgactcagtaatcctgctgaGTGAAAGTACCCCCCATCCAGATTGGGCCCCCCCCAGCTGGACCCGTCTCATGGCGCATCGGGCCgggtctctccccctctctctctctctctctccctccctctctctctctcttcccctctgtcctctctctctctccctctctctctctctccctcctctctctctctctcccctctctctctctctctctctctcctctctctctctccccctctctctctcctctctctctctcatagctCAGAGTAGCCGATTGTCTGCAGTCGAGGTTGccgttcaaaccccgccctgggcatgtcgagtgtccttgagcaagacacctaacccctaacccctaactgctctggtgaatgagaggcatcaattgtaaagcgctttggataaaagcgctatataaatgcagtccatttaccatttaccatcctcAGTACGTGGGGCAGTCGGCCGTGCACCTGAAGCGGGACTTCTTCCTGACGCACGGGTCGAGCGCGCGCTCCGAGACCTTCATCAACCTGCGGGAGGTGAGCACGCGCTGCCAGCTCCCCCCGGGGGAGTACATCATCGTCCCCTCCACCTACGACCCCCAGAAGGAGGCCGACTTCGTGCTCAGGGTCTTCTCCGAGAAGCCGGCCAACTCCGAGTAAGCCAATGGGGGAGgccggggtggggtggggggtgtgtggagggggcggggctataaACAAGAAGGAGTGGCTGAACTTAGCGCTGACGgattttctctccccctcaggGAACTGGATGATGAAGTCACAGCTAATATTCCCGatgaggtgagggggcggggactCTCGAACTGACCAATGAATGAACAGCACACGGATACACATTGACTGACACTGACTGGCCGTTTTCAGAGAACGCTCAAAAACACTGTGAAACTTAAACCTGCGGATTGTTTTAATATAGCTgtatatgtctgtctgtgttcctcTTTCAGCCCCAGCTGGATGCGAGCCAGATTGACGCTGGCTTCAAGAGCTTGTTCAGACAGCTGGCTGGAGAggtgagagaaaaggaggatgatttttaaaaaagggagaaGGGGTTGCTGGGACTTTTAGTCCTCTCTCTgactgcgtctgtgtgtgctttcagGACATGGAGATCAGTGCAACCGAACTGGAGGTTATTCTTAACAGGATCATCAAAAAGCGTGAGTCTGATACTTAGGGAGATGCGCCTGTCCTTCTACTTGAATTATATTGAGCACATCTGTGGgaaaatcacacacactttctccatccttcttcctctcttcttcctcccttcatctccctctcccttccttcccTTTCTGCGACAGATAAGGACCTGAAGACGGATGGATTTGGACCAGATGCCTGTCGCAGTATGATCAACCTGATGGACGTATCCTTGATTCGCAAATGTTGGTTGGatgacggatggatggatggatggatggacttccTGTCTTTTTTCGTAGCGCTGTCTGTGGTAGTTTGTTTTCGATCTCCTTGACGCTGCGGTACAGACAGACGGCAGTGGGAAGCTGGGTTTGACCGAGTTTCACGTTCTCTGGGAGAAAATTAAGCGATACCTGGTGAGCGATGTTTTCTCAACGCTCACATACAGCAGTATACACATTTATAATCAGCTCTCATATTGTCAAAATACATCTAAAGAAATTCCCATACACACTTCATGCGTCTTTATTGCACTTTCACTgcatttccatttctgtttgtttatttgaatttttgttgtGTCACGTCAGGTTGCTGCGTGTATTGTCTCCCGACTGTGTTTGATGTTGGTTGATGACATGCCCAGCAATGAATTTCCCCGTCggggataaataaagtttattcaaTTGAATTTTGAATATATTGAGTGGCTAGTAGAGCTGTGGAGCCCTTCTACTGTGActggcattttaaaaagattttctgTGTCAGCCATGTTTGAGAATAATTCTAACCAAAGTAGATCTCCACCTCTCTGGGTTTGGCAgcctctttgttttgtttttcttttttttgtaaatcaaaaATCACCTCATGAAAATCAAATGAATCAAAATCATCTCTCTCCCCATGTCTTtttctccccacctctctctctctctccccatctctctctcgctctctcttcccacctgtctctctctctcactctctctctcaccatctctctctctctgtctctctctagaAAGTGTTTAGGGACTTTGACCTGGATAAATCTGGCACTATGAGCTCCTATGAGATGCGCTTGGCTCTTGAATCAGCAGGTAtcagttatattttttatactaCTCACAAACCCGTGACAATACAGCGCCTGgaaattaaatacagaaaaaaaaacatgaggtTGGTATCACAGAAGGGGAAACACAAACGCCAAAAGCTGGAACACATACCCGCTATCCtgcctatatatatatctgtttatatctgtttctgtctgtctgtctgtcagggtTCAAGCTGACCAATCACCTGTTCCAGCTGATCATCCTCCGTTACACAGAGGCTGACCTGACTGTGGACTTCGACAACTTCGTCACCTGTCTGGTGCGCCTGGAGACCATGTTCAGTGAGTCACTCAACCTTACCTCACCAGTCTGCTTCTGTGGGGAATATTTACCTGGGGCCTGTGTCACAGAGCTGGTTTACCAAGTCAGCTGAtcaacatggactgaagtaaataaaagagctgttccgggttttactcagtgtagttacccagctaactcaaTAATCCTGTGTCTCAACTCCGGTCCCTGGCTTTAATGGTCAAATAAGAACACAAGAACATTCCTCGTTATTGTACTatgcttttgtgttttcttggaaCAACtgtttctttgtatttctgatattttttgtgaagcactttAGGCTAGGGATAATTTtcatgaaaggtgctatacagataacattattattattattattattattatatggtTGCCTGTTCTGATTAAATTCAATGTTGTTTTACAGAGACTTTTAAGACAATGGACACAGATGGCGATGGTGTAATATCACTGAACTTCTTCCAGGTCGGTCTCGCACATCAACACATCTCATAGTTATGCATAATTATttcactgatatatatatatatatatatacctgtccagggtttattcctgcctctcgcccaatgcatgctgggataggctccagcaccccccacaacccagaccaggaataagcgggtatagatgatggatggatatatatatacatatatgtgtagGAGAAGTGAAAGaatagggcgacatagctcagaggTAAGACCGTTGTCTGGCATcggaggttgcgggttcaaccctgccctgggcatgtcgagtgtccttgagcagacacctaaccctaacccctaactgctctggcgaatgagaggcatcaattgtaaagcgcctttgataaaagcgctatataaatgcagtccatttaccatttaccaaagtGCCCTTCTTaggtaaatttttttttgcagtaatttAGTTACTGTCTTCTTGATTGTGAATTTTTGAAGGGAATGAAAAGTATAGGTGGCTTCGTCACTCGTTCTCTCTTGGTTTTTGAATGTTCACTCTTCAAAATAAATGCCGTTGATACGCAATTTAACGTACTCAGTCCACGCGGTTAGACGTGATGGTTGATGTTCCCTTTGCTGCAGCGCTGTGGTGTAAAGCGTGCCGTTTCTCTCCGCCTCTGTCTCTGCAGTGGATCTCCATGACCATGTTTGCCTAGGAGGAGAGTCGGACGCGCCGTGGCTCGCACCCGGGCCTGCCGCCGTCTCCGGACTTTCACAAAGTGCCTTCCTTTTTAACTTTCGCTTCCTCGGGTGGCGGTGGCCTtgacttcctgtttttaatgCCCCTTTTGTTTACACCGC
It contains:
- the LOC135249703 gene encoding calpain-1 catalytic subunit-like, which gives rise to MECVYASGMAAKLRSQWDRDEGLGQNHNAVKYLGQDFEALRAQCLQARRLFEDDAFLAQPSSLGFKELGPRSSKIQGVRWMRPTEICHNPQFIVGGATRTDICQGSLGDCWLLAAIASLTLNENLLHRVVPHGQSFQSHYAGIFHFQIWQFGEWVDVVIDDRLPVKDGKLLFVHSAEGEEFWSALLEKAYAKLNGCYEALSGGSTSEGFEDFTGGVTEMYELRKAPPDLFSIIGRAIERGSLLGCSIDITDTRDMEAVTFKKLVKGHAYSLTAVEEVMYRGTPTKLVRVRNPWGEMEWTGAWSDNSREWDGVDSSARGRLQNRSEDGEFCHHEECREFLGAGVRQAEDSERVGRGSGRGCRNFPATFWINPQFKLALQHPDTAGGTNCSFLVALMQKDRRRKRKEGQDMETIGFAVYEVPREYVGQSAVHLKRDFFLTHGSSARSETFINLREVSTRCQLPPGEYIIVPSTYDPQKEADFVLRVFSEKPANSEELDDEVTANIPDEPQLDASQIDAGFKSLFRQLAGEDMEISATELEVILNRIIKKHKDLKTDGFGPDACRSMINLMDTDGSGKLGLTEFHVLWEKIKRYLKVFRDFDLDKSGTMSSYEMRLALESAGFKLTNHLFQLIILRYTEADLTVDFDNFVTCLVRLETMFKTFKTMDTDGDGVISLNFFQWISMTMFA